The Melanotaenia boesemani isolate fMelBoe1 unplaced genomic scaffold, fMelBoe1.pri scaffold_134_ctg1, whole genome shotgun sequence genome contains a region encoding:
- the LOC121636138 gene encoding uncharacterized protein LOC121636138: MPRKKNFRLSEAAKRRAANRLTLDVSPQLPMDHCAPRGTGHRHKVKRWEVSVLTGRQHKLVLPSESHGKKVVFAIGDSHLRSLADGIVRLPEGCLAWGFMSTPGASATELRTEVLHAEVPQDPDLVCVLAPSNDLTAKHTIGRAAADFERYLATVCSRWPKVCVLDFPPRLTVEDSLQELYRQEFHRVAARMAVKYFHIADHFPRQCLNLWSRDGVHLSDDVGMEIFAQLLWTVAYTQLETVPPAPPVSRPSPPSRFTPRVVVKGEVRVRRSPGPEEWTVVGPSGKSSGGCSAVQREPAGIPLNPVLFSSEMLEEMEKVSPSNLTSPADFAGVSPPKTLRVKHHSKRTRRVSRFWK; this comes from the exons atGCCGAGAAAGAAGAACTTCAGGCTTTCGGAGGCGGCTAAGAGGAGGGCTGCCAACAGACTGACCCTTGATGTTTCTCCTCAGCTCCCCATGGACCACTGTGCAC CGCGTGGCACTGGGCACCGGCACAAGGTGAAGAGGTGGGAGGTGTCGGTGCTCACAGGGCGGCAGCACAAATTGGTTCTTCCGTCGGAGTCCCACGGCAAAAAG GTGGTTTTTGCTATTGGTGACTCCCATCTTCGAAGCCTTGCAG atGGCATCGTGCGGTTGCCTGAGGGTTGTCTGGCGTGGGGGTTCATGTCAACGCCTGGGGCAAGCGCCACCGAGTTGAGAACTGAGGTGCTTCATGCTGAGGTGCCTCAGGATCCCGACTTGGTGTGCGTCTTGGCTCCGAGCAATGACTTGACCGCCAAGCACACCATCGGTCGTGCGGCTGCAGACTTCGAGCGGTACCTGGCCACCGTCTGCAGTCGCTGGCCgaaggtgtgtgtgctggactTTCCTCCGAGGTTGACCGTTGAGGACTCCCTGCAAGAGCTCTACCGCCAGGAGTTCCACCGTGTGGCAGCCCGCATGG ctgTGAAGTACTTCCACATCGCGGACCACTTCCCCCGGCAGTGTCTCAACCTGTGGAGTCGCGATGGT GTCCACCTGAGTGATGACGTCGGAATGGAGATCTTCGCCCAGCTGCTGTGGACGGTTGCTTACACG CAACTGGAGACCGTGCCGCCAGCCCCGCCAGTGTCTCGTCCATCCCCACCTTCTCGCTTCACTCCCCGTGTGGTTGTGAAGGGAGAGGTGAGGGTGCGTCGCAGCCCTGGCCCCGAGGAGTGGACTGTCGTTGGTCCGAGCGGCAAG tcctCTGGAGGATGCAGTGCAGTTCAGCGGGAG CCGGCTGGTATCCCCCTGAATCCTGTGCTGTTCAGCAGTGAGAtgttggaggagatggagaaggtTTCTCCATCAAATCTGACATCTCCTGCTGACTTTGCTGGTGTTTCACCGCCAAAG ACGCTGCGTGTGAAACACCACTCCAAGAGGACTCGAAGGGTAAGTAGattttggaaataa